A window of Micromonospora eburnea genomic DNA:
TGGCGGGGTGCCATTCCCGCTCGGCGAAGCCGAGGGACGGGGTGAAGGTCATGTCGTATCGGAAGCCGCCGCCCTCCATCCCCTCGGTGCTGTTGTAGTAGCGCGCGTCGATCCGGGCGAGGTCCTGCCGGTTCGGGTGGTAGGTGAGTGCCTGGTCCGGGACCTGCCCCGGGTAGGTGCGGGTCAGGTCGTAGAGGTAGGTCGCGTAGGGCACCTGGTTGGCGATCAGCCGCAGCGTGCCGGTCTTGGCCCGAGCGACCAGCTGCGCGCCGGCGTCGCGGTGCACGGTGGCGACCGGGATCGGCGACTGGCCGACCACCTCGTTGAGCACGCCGACGCCGTCGTTGACGACCAGCAGCAGCTTCGCCCCGGCGGCCACGGCGGCGGCGGCACGGTCCTTGGCGCTGACCGCGTCGCTGCGGGTCACCACCACGGCCTTGCCCTTCGCGTCGAGCCTGCCGTAGTCGGCGGCCGTCCCGGTGCCCGCGTAGACCGTGGGCAGGGTTTCCCTGCCGGCGGTGAGCGTGCTGCCCGGCTGGACCGTGACGTCCACGGCCGGCAGGCCGGGAACGTCGACACTCAGCTGCGGCTCGCCCTTGCGCCACCGGGTGACCATCGTGAACGACCCCTGGGTGACCTTGTCCGTCGGCGTGACGTAGAGGTCGTCGTACTGCACCGGCACCAGGAACCCGTCGCGGAAGCTGTCACCGTTGGCGTACTTCACGGTGTAGTCGAGCTTGCGCTGCCGGTCCTGGCTGCGCTGGGGCGTGGCGGTGTCCAGCAGTCGCGCCTTGCTCGCATCCAGCACCACCTCGGCGCCGGAGCCGTCGAGCACGGTCTCCGGGGCCACCAGCAGGGCCAGGCCGAGCGAGTCGGGCTGCTCACCGGGAACGTCGAGCGTCGACTCGACCGTGTAGGTGCCCGGCGGCATCCGCAGCGTCGTCTCACCGTCGATGGTGTACATCCACGGGTAGAACTCGCCGGCCTTTTTGATCACGACCGTCGACGTCGCGGGCTTGCCGTCCCGGCCGATCAGCTTGATCTTCAGGTCGTAGCGCTCGTCCTCCTTCAGCAGACCGAGGGAGGTACGCGTGACCGCGGCGCCCGTGGCGGCGTCGGTGCCGACCAGGTAGCCGGTGAACTGGCCGGCGCCGGGCCTGGTCGGGTCGCCGGTGACCGGGACGGACGCGCTGCCGCCCGCGGGCACCGTCACCGAGGAGGCACCCAACGAGAACGGACCCGAACCGGTGATGGCGAGGTTCAGGGTCACGGCGGTGCTGCCCGAGTTGGTGAACGTCACCGGCTTGGTCACCGGGGCGTCGGTGGGCTCGTGCGGCCAGTCGAAGTTGCCGAGGAAGACCGATCCGGTGGCCCGGACGTCCGCGCGGAGGGCGGCGGCGACGTCGACCCGGCCGGTGCCCACCTCGTACGGCGTGTACTCCGCGGCCAGACCCTTCGCGCTGCTCATCAGCGCTTCCTTGAGCTGCGCGCCGGACCAGTCGGGGTGGCGCTGGGCCAGGATCGCCGCGGCGCCCGACACGTGCGGGGTGGCCATCGAGGTGCCGCTGATCGTCCAGTACAAGCCGGTGCCGGTGGTCATCTGCTGTGAGCGGGCGGCGGTGATGTCCACCCCGGGGGCGGTGATGTCCGGCTTGAGCGCGCCGCTGCGTACCAGCGGACCGGTGCTGGAGAAGTACGCGAGCCGGTCCTGCTTGTCCACCGCGCCAACGGTCAGCGCGCTGGCCGCCGAGCTGGGCGTGCCGATGCTCTGCGGCCCGGAGTTGCCGGACGCGATGACGAACAGCGTGCCGTACCGTGCCGACAGCGTGTCGACCGCGACCGCCATGGGGTCGGTGCCGTCGGACAGCGTCGGGTCGCTCAGACTCATGCTGACGATGTCCGCCCCGGACTCGGCCGCCCACTGCATGCCCGCGAGCACCCAGGAGTCCATGCCGAAACCGTCGTTGCCGAGCACCTTGCCGACGACGAGATCCGCGCCGGGCGCGACACCCTTGTACGTGCCGCCGGAGGCCGCGCCGGTGCCCACGATCGTCGAAGCGACGTGCGTGCCGTGCCCGTTGACGTCGGAGGTGTCCTCGTCCGGCACGAAGCTGACCTTGTCGTCGATCTGGTCGACCAGGTCGGGGTGGCTGGCGTCGACTCCGGTGTCCAGGACCGCGACCTTGACCCCTCGGCCGTCGTATCCGGCCGCCCATGCCTCGGGCGCGCCGATCTGCGGCACGCTTTCCTTGAGGGAGGCGCTGACTCGCCCGTCCAGCCAGAGCTTCGCCACCCCGTCGGCGAGAGTGGGGTTGGACCCGGGGGCGGCCGGTGCGACGCTGGTCCAGACGGTGCGGGCCTGCTTCTTGTCCGCCACCAGCGCTGCGGCACCGACCTGCCGCAGGTCGCGGACCAACCTGGTGCCCCGCGGGGCGACCGGCTTGGCCGCGCGCGTCTTGGCCGGCGGGTAGCTGGCGATGAGTGGGAGGCTCGCGGTCCTCGCGTCGTCGTAGCCCATCTCGATGAGACCGGTGACGTTGAACAGCCGCCGGTCCAGTTTGTCGCTGGTCAGCAGAGGCAGGGCCTCGTCGGGCAGGACGAACAGATCGCCGCCGCTCTCCTGGATCTGAACGCCGCCGGTGGCGCTGTCGGGCCGGTCGACATCGACCGTTTCCATGCCGCTGGCGGAGGTGGTCACCGTGACCACATCGCCGGTGATCAGGGTGATGGTGTGTGTGGACCTGGTCTCGGTCTTGGGGGCGGCACCAGGGCTCGCCGCGGTCGCGGGCGTCTGGATCGCGGCTATGCCGCCGGCGATCAGTCCGGCCGCTGTCGCCGCTGCGATCAATCGACGCCGCAGCCGGCCAGGCTCAGAGGGCTGCATGGGAAGTGACATGCGGAACGTTCTACCGATGCCGTTGCTGCCCCGTGAAGGGCTGGCGCTGGCGGAGTCATGCCAAGGCACCACCCCGCCACCAGCTCGATCCGCCGTCCTCGTCTCCTGGCCAGTGCCGGAGCACGACCGCCCGACCAACAATGGATGGTGGAGCATTCGTACTCTCATGACCATGGCAATGCGTAGGCCGCTGCTGGTGGTTGCAGGCGGCGTGTCTGCTGGGATGCTGCTGGCGGCCGCCGGGTGGGCCGCGGCCGGATTCCTGCTCATCCGGGACGACCGGGCGGAGTCGCGCGCCTGCCAGGAGTCCGTGAAGGCCGCGGAGGCGAAGGTTCGCACCGACCGTTGGGATCCCCCGGAGGACCTGCCGGGCCTCGGCGCCTACCCGGAGATCCACTGGCAGCTGCGCGCCTTGGGCAACCCGTGTTCCAGGGTGCCCGGCCCCACCGACTGGGCGTACCAGGGCGTGGTCAAGCTGCGCCCGGAGGACGCGCGGACGTTGGCGAAGCGATACGAATTCGTACCGTACGAATCCGTCAACCTGGACGAACTTCCCGACGACAGCAGCCCCGCAGACGTCTGGCCGGCCCTGGCGCCGTTCCTGCCTACCGAGTCGCGGTGGCTGCACAGCAGGTCGTACAACGAGACAGACCCGTCGCCACTATGGCGGGTCGCCTTCCTCGACGTCGAGCACCAGACCCTCGTTTTCATGCTCAACGACCACTGATGCGGCCATAGACGGCAGTCGATCGCGATGGCCCACCGACAAACTGACCGCGCTGCGTCTCGGGCGACGCTTGGTGGCCGAGGTACCCGCCTGCGGGCCAGGCCGGCGAGCGTTCGTCGAAATCCGACCTGTCGCGACCGCCGCCGACTCCGACGCGCGACGGCAGGGTTGGAACCAATCCGACGGCGACCGCACCTTCAGGCTGGAGCACTGGGACTACGACGCCGACCAGATCTCCGGCTTCGACTACGACATCGATACGTTTCTGGTCGCCGCCACGACCGCCATTGGCGAGGCTCAACTCGTCGCGACTCTCGACGCATGGAAACTGCGGCCCGAGCAGTTCCGCTACCCCTGGCAGACCGACGACCCGAAATAGCAGGTGGCCGAAGGGGCGCACCTCGGCGATCACCGTGAGTCACCCAGGCTAGGACGCCTGGCGGATGGGCATGTCGGCCAGCCAGACGTCGGCCAGGTCGCCGAGGGGGACGTCGAGGGCCTGGCTGAGGCAGACCACGGTGCCGAACGCCGGAGCGGGAAGGCGGCCAGCCTCGATCTTGCGCAGCGTCTCGGGGGAAATGCCGGCCGCCAGCGCCACCTCGACGAGGCTGCGGCCCGCCCGCGCGGCGCGGAGGGCGGCTCCGAGGCGCTGGCCCGCTGCGATCTGTTCGGCGGTGAGTGGTTGGCGAACCATGTCAGCAGGATATCCCCTCCGGGGCATCCCCCACCTGGCATGGTATAAAAATACCGCTCATGGAGAGGGGGCTGTCATGATCGAGCTCAAGTCCGCCGAGGAGATCGGCCGGATGGCGGTGGCCGGCCAGTTCGTCGGCGAACTGCTCGCCGAGCTGAGCAACATTGCCGCGGTCGGCGTCAACCTGATGGACCTCGAACACCACGCGCGCCGCCGGATCAAGGAACGCGGCGCCGAATCATGCTACTGGGACTACGCCCCTTCGTTCGGCCGCGGCCCGTTCCGCAACGTGCTGTGCCTGTCGGTCAACGACGCGGTGCTGCACGGCCTGCCGCACGACTATGTTCTGCGCGACGGTGACCTGCTCAGCATCGACATGGCGGCCGGCATCGACGGTTGGGTCGCCGACTCCGCGCTCTCCGTCATCGTCGGCACCCCCGACCCGGCCGACCTGAGGCTGATCGAGGCCACCGAGGTCGCACTGGCGGCCGGCATCGCCGCCGCCCAGCCCGGCGGCCGCCTCGGCGACATCTCGGCCGCGATCGGCGAGGTCGCCCGCTCCTACGGCTACGGCGTCAACGCCGAGTTCGGCGGCCACGGCATCGGCCGCACCATGCACGAGGACCCGCACGTCGCCAACAACGGCCGCGCCCGCCGCGGCGTGAAACTCGACCCCGGCCTCACCATCGCCATCGAGCCCTGGTTCTGCCGCTCCACCGACAAAATCAGGTTCGACAACGACGGCTGGACGATCCGCTCCGCCGACGGCTCCCGCACCGCCCACTCCGAACACACCGTAGCCATCACGGCCTCCGGCCCCCAGGTCCTGACCCGCCGCCCCACTCACGGCGCCGCCTCGGCCGATCCCACCAGAAAGCCCGCCACAGCCTCCTGATCCGGCACCGGCATCGATACCGCACCCGAACCAGCTACCACCCGGTGCCGACTCCGAACCTGGTTACGGCTGGAGTATTAGGGGGAAGACCAAGACGAGTTGGGGGGATAGCCCCCGGTTGGAATCGGGGGCCTTCCGGATCGTTTCGGCGGATCCGCTGCCCAAGACTGAAGCGCATGGCAGAAAGCCCCAGGTTCAGCATCGTCATCCCGTGCTTCAATGAGGCTGGATATATCACCGACGCTCTCCTCGCCCTGCAGAAGCAGGACTTCGACGGGGTGTGCGAGGTCATCGTGGTCGACAACAATTGCACGGACGACACCGCGGGCATCGCTCGCGACCTCGGCGCGCGGGTCGTGGTCGAGCCGGTGCCCGGGGTGTGCAACGCCCGCCACCGCGGCACGGAGGCGGCGCGTGGTGAGATCGTCATCTCGGCCGACGCCGACACGGTCTACGACCGTGACTGGCTCAGCCGTATCGACGCGCGGTTTCGCGGCGATGAGCGCATCGTCGCGGTCGTCGGCCCTTGCCGGTACGCCGACGGTCCGAGGTGGGGCCGGATCTACGGCCGGACGCTGTTCGGAGCGGTCAACGCCGTCTACCGCCTGACCGGCCGCGCCGTCTACGCGAGCGCGACGAACATCGCCTTCCGCCGCGAGGCCTGGACAGGTTACGACACCAGCCTGACGCAGGGCGGCGACGAGCTCGACCAACTGCGCCGGCTGCGGAAGAAGGGCCGGGTCGTCTACGACCATGGCAACCCGACATACACGTCGGGTCGGAGGCTCTCCCGCGGGCTCGCGTACAACCTGTTCGTGACCCTGCCTGTGCACTACCTGCTGACCTACACCGTGAACCGGATCGCGGGGCGGCGCTTGCTCGGATCGGCGCCGGCGTTCCGCGACTACGCGGGGTCGTTCGAGGCGACCCCGGCGGTCGGCCGTGAGGCGGCCCGATGATCGTCCTGGCCGGGCTGTTGCCGCTGGCCGTGCTCGGCGGGGCCTACTGGCTGCTGATGTCGCCGTTCGCCCCGTCATCGCGCGACTACCCCTACCACGGCCCCGCCGCCGAACGGGTGGTGGCGCTGACCTTCGACGACGGCCCGAACGAGCCGTACACCTCACAGATCCTCGACATCCTGGCGGCACACGACATCCGGGCGACCTTCTTCCACGTCGGACAGTGCGTCGAGCGTCACCCCGAGGTCGCCATACGCGCGATCGACGCCGGCCACGTCGTGGGCAACCACTCGCTGAGCCACCGGTTCGGCACCTACCTGCGACCGAGGGCGTACGAGCGGGAGGTCGAGCGGACCCAACGCATCCTGGCGCGGGTCACCGGCCGAACCCCGGCGCTGGCCCGCACACCCTGGCTGTGGCGCCAACCGGCGCTACTGCGGATGTTGCGCCGAAGCGGCCTGCACCCGGTCGCCGGCGAGTTCGGCCACGCGCTGGAGGTGTTTCAGGTGTCCGGCGTACGGATGGCCCGCCGCGCCATCGCCAAGACGCGCCCCGGCTCGATCCTCATCTTCCACGACGGGTTCGACGCCCGGGGCGGCAACCGTGCCGAAACGGTCGTCGCGGTGCGGGAGACGATCGAGGGACTGCTGGCCCGAGGCTACCGTTTCGTGACGGTGGATGAGCTGCTCGGCGTGCCCGCGTACCAGGCGTAGCCACCGAAACGGCCGCGCACCGGCTCGGCGCAGCGGGATGCGTGATTTCCCGTGCCTGGTGGCCCGGTCGCGCCTACCGGGACCTGTCACGATTCCTCACGTCCGGCGGAGGTCAGGTGGACGCTGAGACCGAGCGTGACCAGCGGCGCCGCCCAGCGCACCGTCCGGCTCCCGGGGACCAACGAGGTCATCGCCTGGGCCGATGACGAGCATCTCGTCCTTCGCCAGTGGCGTGACGATCGTGAGGGGTCGGAGGTGCAGGCGGTCGACCTTGCCAGATCGCCACTGCTGGATCGCTGCTAGATCGGGAAGCGGCCGCGGCGCCAGCGCCAGTTGCGGCCGGCCTTCAGGTGGTCGACGACCGCGCGCTGGAGCACGGTGCGGCGCGGCAGCTGGTCGAGCGGCGTGCTCAGGGTGCGGAACACGAACCGCAGCACCTCGACGTCGGCGTCCAGCCCTTCCGGCTCCTCGTAGGGCTCCAGCTCGAACCTCCGCTGGAACCGGACGATGTTGGAGTCCTCGGGCAGGTACTCCCGCAGCTGTGGGTCGAGCAGCCACGAGCCGCAGGAGAACGCGGTGTAGCGCTCGTCGGGGAAGTGGCGCGGAAAGAACACGCGGGCCTCGTCGAGCGACGCCGCGACCGCCTCCGGGGTCAACGGCCCCGAGTCGGGGATGTGCAGGTCGATGGCGGTGCCGCCGCGCTGGTGCTGCAGCCGACCCAGCTCGTAGATGCCGCCGCGCGCGTGCAGCGTCAGCCAGCTCTGCATGACCGGCCAGCCCTCGCGGTGCATCCGCCGGTCGATCGTGAGGTTGCGGCCCAGGTCCGCGAGGGTCACCCACGACACGGCGTCGGCGATGCCGTGGTCGCGGTGGTACGTCGTGACGACGTCGACCAGGGCCAGGTACGCGTACACGTAGAGATGCCGCCAGGCGGGGCCCCGTTCGCGCGGCAGCTCCGGACCGGGCGGCAGCCAGCCGTGGCCCCCGAGATCGGCGCGGACCAGGGCGATCGAGCGGTCGAGCAGCCAGCGCAGCTCCGGGGTCCACAGCGGAGAGTCGGGGTCGGGCCAGCCTGCCATGATCTCGGCGGCGTCGTCCGGCCGCACCGCGAGTCGGTCGAGGATCGTGGGCGCGTCGGCCTTGGCGGGCAGCGGAGCCGACGGCCGGTCGCCGGCGAGCCGGTGTACGCGCTCGATCTCCTCGACGGGTACCCCGAGCCGGGCGGCGGTGTCGTCCAGATCCACGCGTACGACCCTACCGGTCGGTGAGGTCGCCGGTTCTCCGCCCGAGTTGCCTCACCTGGGCGCCGTCGGCGGTGGTCTACGGCCGATGGACCCTGCACGGTGTGACAAGCCGTGCGGGGCGCGGCGCGCGTTGTCCGCGCGGTGAGCGGATGTTCGCGCCGGTCGCCGCAGCGTCCTGCTCTCGGAGACCGAGGCATGGATCTGGATCAGGACCGTTGGCGTGCCGCAGGGCGGCGACCCTCGTGGTGGCGAACTGCACCAGCCGACCCACGAAGGCGCCGCCTTCGCGACCTCTCAGGCGAGACAGAACTCGTTGCCCTCGATGTCCTGCATCACGAGGCACGACTCGTTTTCGTCATCGGCAGGCAGTAGTCGCACGCGTACCGCGCCGAGCGCGACCAGTCGTGCGCATTCGGCCTCAAGTGTGGCCAGGCGCTCTTCACCCACGAGCCCGGTGCCGACCCGTACGTCAAGATGCAGTCGATTCTTGACGACCTTGCCTTCGGGAACGCGCTGGAAGTACAGTCGCGGGCCCACCCCTGAGGGATCACTGCAGGCGAACGCTGAGCCCTGCTTCTCAGTCGGCAGCGTGCGATCGAAATCGGCCCAGGTGGCAAACCCCTCCGGGGGCGGCGGTACGACGTACCCCAACACCTCGCACCAGAAACGAGCGACGCGCTCAGGTTCTGCGCAGTCGAAGGTGACCTGGATCTGCTTGACCGTCGCCATCGGCCCACCATAGAGGGCGGGCCCTTTCGTCGTCTCCACCGGCCCGCCTAACTGGGTTGTGGCGGACAGCCTGATCAGAGCCACCGGACACCCTGCGTGCCGGGACGGTGATCCGTCAGCGCGCCCACAGCTCTCCCATCTGACGACTGCTCAGGGTTGTTCGGCCGGAAGCTACGGATGGGCGTTCTCGGTGTGATCAGTCAGGCAGGATCTCGACGTACCCGTCGGTTCCGTGTACGCGGATCCGCTGCCCGTCGCGAATCAGTCGGGTGGCGTCCACCACGCCGACAACGGCGGGCAATCCGTACTCCCGTGCGATCACCGCGCCGTGAGTCATCAATCCGCCGACCTCCGTCACCAGGCCTGCGATGGCGACAAAGAGGGGCGTCCAGCTGGGGTCCGTGTGGGCGGTGACGAGGATGTCGCCCGGTTCGAGATCGGCCCGTGCCAGTTCCAGGATGACGCGGGCCCGGCCCTCGATGGTCCCGGCGGAGACCGGTAGGCCGATCAGCGCGCCGGCCGGCAGATCGTCGCGTCGGTACTTACCGGTGATGGCCTCGCCATCCGACGTGAGCACCCGGGGTGGCGTGAGCGCCTGATACGACCTGAACGCGTCCTTGCGCCGGCCGATGAGCTGGTCATCCACGCGGTTCGTGCGTACGACGTCGTGGAGTTCCTCGAACGTGAGGTAGAGGATGTCCTCCTTCTCACGCAGTACGTGGGCCTGCACGAGGCGCTCGGCTTCTTCCATCAAGGCCCTCTTGTACACGAAGTAGCGGCTGATCATGCCGTACTTCGGATACTCCCGGTACCCGATGAAGGTCCGGACCCGGTCGATCATCCGCTTCGTCTCTTCGGCCTTGCGCTCCCCGTCCGGCAGGGCCCGTAAGCGCTCCAGCAGCTCCTGCTCCTTCTTCCAGGCCTCCTGCCGGCCCTGCTCGAAGCGCCGCTCGCCGGCGCCCGGCTCGAAGTTCTTGATGTTGCCGAGGATGATGGGCAAGAGGGTGGAGGGGCACTCGCTCCACCGCGGCCGCGTGATGTCGATCTCGCCGGCGCAGCGCATGCCGTACTTGTCGAGCCATGCCTCGATGGCGTCTCGCGCCTCCCGCCCGCCCGCGAGCTTGGGCAGCTCGTCCAGGAAACCCTCGTCCTCGACGTGCTGCAGAAACGCCACCACGTCCGGATACGGGCGGATCACGTCAGCGACGTCCAGGAGCGCGAGCCCCATCTCCGAGGTGACGTTGTGGGGCACGGACTGCGTGAGCGTGTCCGCCGCGTTCTTCTCGCCCAGCCACGCCTCCAACTGCTCGTTGAGCCACCACGTGGCCTCCATCGCCGACATGAACACCTGATGGCTCTGCGGATCGAACAAGATCCGCCTCAGCTCCTGGATGTCCATCCGGATGAAGTCGAGCAGCGCCTCTCCGGACTTCATCCGGATGTCGCGTTTCGAGGCGGCGACGGATGCCTCGCTGCGCCCGATCAGCTCGGTGACGATGGACGGATCGGTCTCGATCGGGGCCGGCGCGGCACCGACCTGTGGCCCGGGCTGACCCTCGTCAGGGAGTGGCCGGATGAAGCCGTCGCGCTCGAGGATGGTCTGCAGCGCGTCCCCGGTCAGTGGATCGGATCTTCCCACGAGCTCCAGGAGGCCGGCGCGGCTCGCCGGCGAGGCCAGCCTCTGGGTGACGTCGACGAACAGTCGGCCGCCGGCCTCGGCCATGGGCGCGGGGGTCGTCATCTGCCAGAAGGAGAGCCCCAGGGGCTTCATGGGGTCGGTCATCATCTGCTGGTGGCCGACGGAGAGATAGACGCGGTTCTCCCGGTCGCCGGACTCGGGAATGGGGAACAGCGTGGTGATCGGCCGGCTCTGGACGATCTGGAAGTCGCCGTCGACCAGGCACCATTCGATGTCCTGGGGGCGGCCGAAGTGCGCTTCGATCCGCCGGCCCAACTGCGCGAGCCGTACGACCTGCGCATCCGTCAGCGCCGGTTGGTCCTGCCGCTCCGGGTCGATCGCCTGTTCCTGCGTCCCGCCCGCCGGCGAGGCGTGGACGGCGAGTTGCTTGGCGCCGACCGCCCTGGCGACGATTTCCCCGTCGCGCACCTTGTAGACGTCCGGGTTCACCAGGCCGGAGACCAGTGCCTCGCCGAGGCCGAAGCTGGCCTCTACGGAGGCGACCCTTCGATTGGACGTGACGGGGTCGGCTGTGAACAGGATGCCGGCCGCATGCGAGAAGACCATCTGCTGCACGATCACGGCCATGTGGACCGTAGGGTGGTCGATGCCGTTCCGCTGGCGGTAGGTGACGGCCCGCTCGGTGAACAGCGACGCCCAGCACCGACTGACGTGCTGGAGGATCGCCGCCGGGCCCACGACGTTCAGGTACGTGTCCTGCTGGCCTGCGAAGGAGGCCGTCGGCAGGTCCTCTGCCGTCGCGCTGGATCGGACGGCGTAGGCGGCCTGCTCGCCGAGCTGGGCGAGAGCGCGGGTGATCGCCGCCGCCATGTCGTCGGGAAGGACGACCGCTTCGATGGTCCGGCGGATCTCCGCGCTGAGCGTGCGGATCGCCTCCCGGTCGTCCGGGTTCAGGCGCGACAGCTGATCGAGCCGATCGTCGATCGAGGGCGCTTCCGCCATGATCCGCCGAAAGGCGTCCGTCGTCACGCAGAAGCCAGCCGGCACGCGGATGCCTTCGATCCGCGACAGCCCGCCCAGGTGCGCGGCCTTGCCGCCGACGACCGCGACCTGCGTCTCGTTGACCTCGTGAAGGCCCAACACATACTGCTCGCTCATCGCGACACCTCCGAGGCAGCCGTGCTCCGGCGCACCGCCCCGGCCGATCGGATCACCGGCGCCCCGAGCTGTGTCGAACCTTCTGCCGGACGCATCCTCAGGTCTGGTTGGCTTCCCTCTGGCGTGTCGGCCGGCCGCTGCGCCCGGTCGCGCGGCGTACACCCCCGCACCTCCGCGTCGAGCGCCCGCAACTGCACCGCCGATCTCATCAGCGGTTCGAGGTCGCCGCGTCCCCCGTACATCGACAACACACCCACGTCGTACCCCCATTTTCTCGTGGTGCTGTGTCCGGCCGCCGATTCTGCGGCAAGCCCCGGGTCTTGCCGCAAGCCCCCATCTGCGCTATACGTTAGAAGTGGCAAGGAGCGCGGTCTTCTTGCCTTTACTTTTGTCGTCCGCCGCA
This region includes:
- a CDS encoding polysaccharide deacetylase family protein, which translates into the protein MIVLAGLLPLAVLGGAYWLLMSPFAPSSRDYPYHGPAAERVVALTFDDGPNEPYTSQILDILAAHDIRATFFHVGQCVERHPEVAIRAIDAGHVVGNHSLSHRFGTYLRPRAYEREVERTQRILARVTGRTPALARTPWLWRQPALLRMLRRSGLHPVAGEFGHALEVFQVSGVRMARRAIAKTRPGSILIFHDGFDARGGNRAETVVAVRETIEGLLARGYRFVTVDELLGVPAYQA
- the rph gene encoding rifamycin-inactivating phosphotransferase; protein product: MSEQYVLGLHEVNETQVAVVGGKAAHLGGLSRIEGIRVPAGFCVTTDAFRRIMAEAPSIDDRLDQLSRLNPDDREAIRTLSAEIRRTIEAVVLPDDMAAAITRALAQLGEQAAYAVRSSATAEDLPTASFAGQQDTYLNVVGPAAILQHVSRCWASLFTERAVTYRQRNGIDHPTVHMAVIVQQMVFSHAAGILFTADPVTSNRRVASVEASFGLGEALVSGLVNPDVYKVRDGEIVARAVGAKQLAVHASPAGGTQEQAIDPERQDQPALTDAQVVRLAQLGRRIEAHFGRPQDIEWCLVDGDFQIVQSRPITTLFPIPESGDRENRVYLSVGHQQMMTDPMKPLGLSFWQMTTPAPMAEAGGRLFVDVTQRLASPASRAGLLELVGRSDPLTGDALQTILERDGFIRPLPDEGQPGPQVGAAPAPIETDPSIVTELIGRSEASVAASKRDIRMKSGEALLDFIRMDIQELRRILFDPQSHQVFMSAMEATWWLNEQLEAWLGEKNAADTLTQSVPHNVTSEMGLALLDVADVIRPYPDVVAFLQHVEDEGFLDELPKLAGGREARDAIEAWLDKYGMRCAGEIDITRPRWSECPSTLLPIILGNIKNFEPGAGERRFEQGRQEAWKKEQELLERLRALPDGERKAEETKRMIDRVRTFIGYREYPKYGMISRYFVYKRALMEEAERLVQAHVLREKEDILYLTFEELHDVVRTNRVDDQLIGRRKDAFRSYQALTPPRVLTSDGEAITGKYRRDDLPAGALIGLPVSAGTIEGRARVILELARADLEPGDILVTAHTDPSWTPLFVAIAGLVTEVGGLMTHGAVIAREYGLPAVVGVVDATRLIRDGQRIRVHGTDGYVEILPD
- the map gene encoding type I methionyl aminopeptidase, whose protein sequence is MIELKSAEEIGRMAVAGQFVGELLAELSNIAAVGVNLMDLEHHARRRIKERGAESCYWDYAPSFGRGPFRNVLCLSVNDAVLHGLPHDYVLRDGDLLSIDMAAGIDGWVADSALSVIVGTPDPADLRLIEATEVALAAGIAAAQPGGRLGDISAAIGEVARSYGYGVNAEFGGHGIGRTMHEDPHVANNGRARRGVKLDPGLTIAIEPWFCRSTDKIRFDNDGWTIRSADGSRTAHSEHTVAITASGPQVLTRRPTHGAASADPTRKPATAS
- a CDS encoding helix-turn-helix domain-containing protein, with product MVRQPLTAEQIAAGQRLGAALRAARAGRSLVEVALAAGISPETLRKIEAGRLPAPAFGTVVCLSQALDVPLGDLADVWLADMPIRQAS
- a CDS encoding S8 family peptidase; amino-acid sequence: MSLPMQPSEPGRLRRRLIAAATAAGLIAGGIAAIQTPATAASPGAAPKTETRSTHTITLITGDVVTVTTSASGMETVDVDRPDSATGGVQIQESGGDLFVLPDEALPLLTSDKLDRRLFNVTGLIEMGYDDARTASLPLIASYPPAKTRAAKPVAPRGTRLVRDLRQVGAAALVADKKQARTVWTSVAPAAPGSNPTLADGVAKLWLDGRVSASLKESVPQIGAPEAWAAGYDGRGVKVAVLDTGVDASHPDLVDQIDDKVSFVPDEDTSDVNGHGTHVASTIVGTGAASGGTYKGVAPGADLVVGKVLGNDGFGMDSWVLAGMQWAAESGADIVSMSLSDPTLSDGTDPMAVAVDTLSARYGTLFVIASGNSGPQSIGTPSSAASALTVGAVDKQDRLAYFSSTGPLVRSGALKPDITAPGVDITAARSQQMTTGTGLYWTISGTSMATPHVSGAAAILAQRHPDWSGAQLKEALMSSAKGLAAEYTPYEVGTGRVDVAAALRADVRATGSVFLGNFDWPHEPTDAPVTKPVTFTNSGSTAVTLNLAITGSGPFSLGASSVTVPAGGSASVPVTGDPTRPGAGQFTGYLVGTDAATGAAVTRTSLGLLKEDERYDLKIKLIGRDGKPATSTVVIKKAGEFYPWMYTIDGETTLRMPPGTYTVESTLDVPGEQPDSLGLALLVAPETVLDGSGAEVVLDASKARLLDTATPQRSQDRQRKLDYTVKYANGDSFRDGFLVPVQYDDLYVTPTDKVTQGSFTMVTRWRKGEPQLSVDVPGLPAVDVTVQPGSTLTAGRETLPTVYAGTGTAADYGRLDAKGKAVVVTRSDAVSAKDRAAAAVAAGAKLLLVVNDGVGVLNEVVGQSPIPVATVHRDAGAQLVARAKTGTLRLIANQVPYATYLYDLTRTYPGQVPDQALTYHPNRQDLARIDARYYNSTEGMEGGGFRYDMTFTPSLGFAEREWHPATRTEWVTPDQAWHESHSQGTWTDTANRNTYAKGSTTRQDWFAPAVRPAFNRAFALQNSRYRDYMTINVQAWSPSGDGLEHGGNLEWGSVPTNMKLYQGDRMLYENRFSSDLQWKSVPAGTLPYRLVLDASRPAEQWRLSTRTHTEWDFVSSSNEADNFEPFALLQMEYRLGTDLHGDVKAGTTEKIRLKPIPQAGGGPSTGNVTSVTLEVSYDDGTTWQQVTLARDADNWWTGGLKLAGQPGDFVSVRASATTDAGFGIKQEIIRAYGLR
- a CDS encoding glycosyltransferase, with translation MAESPRFSIVIPCFNEAGYITDALLALQKQDFDGVCEVIVVDNNCTDDTAGIARDLGARVVVEPVPGVCNARHRGTEAARGEIVISADADTVYDRDWLSRIDARFRGDERIVAVVGPCRYADGPRWGRIYGRTLFGAVNAVYRLTGRAVYASATNIAFRREAWTGYDTSLTQGGDELDQLRRLRKKGRVVYDHGNPTYTSGRRLSRGLAYNLFVTLPVHYLLTYTVNRIAGRRLLGSAPAFRDYAGSFEATPAVGREAAR
- a CDS encoding acyltransferase domain-containing protein; translated protein: MDLDDTAARLGVPVEEIERVHRLAGDRPSAPLPAKADAPTILDRLAVRPDDAAEIMAGWPDPDSPLWTPELRWLLDRSIALVRADLGGHGWLPPGPELPRERGPAWRHLYVYAYLALVDVVTTYHRDHGIADAVSWVTLADLGRNLTIDRRMHREGWPVMQSWLTLHARGGIYELGRLQHQRGGTAIDLHIPDSGPLTPEAVAASLDEARVFFPRHFPDERYTAFSCGSWLLDPQLREYLPEDSNIVRFQRRFELEPYEEPEGLDADVEVLRFVFRTLSTPLDQLPRRTVLQRAVVDHLKAGRNWRWRRGRFPI
- a CDS encoding VOC family protein; this encodes MATVKQIQVTFDCAEPERVARFWCEVLGYVVPPPPEGFATWADFDRTLPTEKQGSAFACSDPSGVGPRLYFQRVPEGKVVKNRLHLDVRVGTGLVGEERLATLEAECARLVALGAVRVRLLPADDENESCLVMQDIEGNEFCLA